Proteins encoded in a region of the Candidatus Methylomirabilota bacterium genome:
- a CDS encoding PDZ domain-containing protein, giving the protein MRRLVALLLLLLVHVAPTEGAASAWGWLGIRIRDLSEQEMDEISKKYGLREGFGVYVVEVMKETPAEGSGLQPGDLIVAFRDRPVVDTRTLQRLIAHTASGDTIGLTVLRREEGRRRLSVRIGVMPDAIAADRVAAEFGFLVRDPEGQPEDSASRLSSPPTVAAILVKSPAERAGLQVGDTLVEVNGRPVLTLQAAREALLAASLERPLSLVVRRASERVALVLKTATPKL; this is encoded by the coding sequence ATGAGACGGCTCGTCGCCCTTCTCCTCCTCCTCCTCGTCCACGTGGCGCCGACCGAGGGCGCCGCCTCGGCCTGGGGCTGGCTCGGCATCCGCATTCGGGACCTCTCGGAGCAGGAGATGGATGAGATCTCCAAGAAGTACGGGCTCCGTGAGGGCTTTGGCGTCTACGTGGTCGAGGTGATGAAGGAGACGCCGGCCGAGGGCTCCGGGCTCCAGCCGGGAGATCTCATCGTGGCCTTCCGCGATAGGCCGGTGGTGGACACGCGCACGCTCCAGCGGCTCATCGCCCACACGGCGTCCGGCGACACGATAGGGCTGACCGTGCTGCGCCGCGAGGAAGGCCGCCGCCGTCTCAGCGTGCGCATCGGCGTCATGCCCGATGCCATCGCCGCCGATCGCGTGGCCGCCGAGTTCGGGTTCCTCGTGCGCGATCCGGAGGGGCAGCCGGAAGACTCCGCCTCGCGCCTGTCCAGCCCGCCCACGGTGGCCGCCATCCTCGTCAAAAGCCCTGCCGAGAGAGCCGGGCTTCAGGTCGGAGACACCCTCGTGGAGGTCAATGGGCGGCCGGTATTGACGCTCCAGGCCGCGCGCGAGGCCCTGCTCGCGGCGTCGCTCGAGCGGCCCCTCTCGCTCGTCGTGCGCCGCGCGTCCGAACGGGTGGCCCTCGTGCTCAAGACGGCGACACCCAAACTGTAG
- a CDS encoding type 1 glutamine amidotransferase domain-containing protein, with amino-acid sequence MSLKGKRVAILAENMYQEMELWVPYYRLKEEGAEVKVVGAGGAKSYHSKTGYPVNVDAQADQVSAVEFDAVIVPGGYAPDMMRRHESMVKLVREASQQGKVVAAICHAGWMLASAGIVKGKKATSFFSIKDDMVNAGAQWVDEEVVVDGNLITSRRPDDIPAFCREIVKSLSKTA; translated from the coding sequence ATGTCGCTCAAAGGCAAGCGCGTCGCGATTCTCGCCGAGAACATGTATCAGGAGATGGAGCTCTGGGTTCCGTATTACCGGCTCAAGGAAGAAGGCGCTGAGGTCAAGGTGGTGGGGGCGGGCGGCGCCAAGTCCTACCACTCCAAGACCGGCTATCCCGTCAACGTCGACGCGCAGGCCGATCAGGTCAGCGCCGTGGAGTTCGACGCGGTGATCGTCCCGGGCGGCTACGCTCCCGACATGATGCGCCGCCACGAGAGCATGGTGAAGTTGGTGCGCGAAGCCTCCCAGCAGGGCAAGGTGGTGGCGGCCATCTGCCACGCCGGCTGGATGCTCGCCAGCGCGGGCATCGTCAAGGGCAAGAAGGCGACCTCCTTCTTCTCCATCAAGGACGATATGGTCAATGCGGGCGCCCAGTGGGTGGATGAGGAGGTGGTGGTGGACGGCAACCTCATCACCTCGCGCCGGCCCGACGACATCCCCGCCTTCTGCCGCGAGATCGTCAAGTCTCTCAGCAAGACGGCCTAG